The Thalassotalea sp. 273M-4 genome includes a region encoding these proteins:
- the sohB gene encoding protease SohB — MEFLYEYGLFFAKVMTFVVAIVVIIASVAGAAQKQKHKKGELEINDLSEQYSETEEYMTAHLLDKDEMKQHEKALKKKEKEDAKAKKEGRQESKKRMFVVDFNGSIDAKEVDSLREEVSAILSVANQNDEVLVRLESGGGMVHGYGLASSQLDRIRKREIPLTVSVDKVAASGGYMMACVADKIISAPFAILGSIGVLAQIPNFHKLLKKSNIEFEQLTAGEYKRTLTMFGENTDKAREKFQQELEETHQLFKQFVSEHRDSLDINQVATGEHWFGLKAKELGLVDEISTSDDYLQTAAKDCKVLSIKYNMKKGLAEKFSMAASMSLENLVGKLWQKNQVLPK, encoded by the coding sequence TTGGAATTTTTGTATGAATACGGCTTATTCTTTGCCAAAGTCATGACGTTTGTCGTTGCTATTGTGGTGATCATTGCTTCTGTTGCCGGTGCAGCCCAAAAACAAAAACATAAAAAAGGCGAGCTAGAGATTAACGACCTGTCGGAACAATATAGCGAAACGGAAGAATACATGACTGCGCATCTGCTTGACAAAGACGAGATGAAGCAGCATGAAAAAGCATTAAAGAAGAAAGAAAAAGAAGACGCAAAAGCCAAAAAGGAAGGCAGACAAGAATCGAAAAAACGCATGTTTGTTGTTGATTTTAACGGTTCTATTGACGCTAAAGAAGTAGACAGTTTACGTGAAGAAGTGAGCGCTATTTTATCGGTAGCGAACCAAAATGATGAAGTGTTGGTACGACTAGAAAGTGGTGGTGGAATGGTCCATGGCTATGGCTTAGCTTCATCACAACTGGATCGTATTCGTAAACGTGAGATCCCGTTAACCGTATCGGTCGATAAAGTTGCTGCAAGTGGCGGTTATATGATGGCGTGTGTCGCAGATAAAATTATTTCAGCACCTTTTGCGATTCTTGGCTCGATTGGGGTGTTGGCACAAATTCCAAACTTTCATAAGCTCCTTAAAAAGAGCAATATTGAATTTGAACAATTGACCGCGGGTGAATATAAGCGAACCCTTACCATGTTTGGTGAAAACACCGACAAGGCTCGTGAGAAGTTTCAACAAGAATTGGAAGAGACCCATCAACTATTTAAACAGTTTGTATCTGAACACCGAGACAGTTTGGATATAAATCAGGTCGCAACAGGTGAGCATTGGTTTGGTTTAAAAGCCAAAGAACTTGGCTTGGTTGATGAGATTTCTACCAGTGACGATTATTTACAAACGGCGGCAAAAGATTGCAAGGTATTGTCGATAAAATACAATATGAAAAAAGGTTTAGCCGAAAAGTTTTCAATGGCCGCATCGATGTCACTTGAAAATCTAGTGGGCAAACTTTGGCAGAAAAACCAAGTTTTACCCAAATAA
- a CDS encoding thiopurine S-methyltransferase, with protein MDHDFWLNCWQHSRLGFHQDEFHPLLARYFPTLCKPTDTCVLVPLSGKSSDLLFFKNHLDVVANELSDIACLDFFKENQLEYSVIQEGAFKRYQSDQLSLYQGDFFSLNAQDLPNVDWIYDRAAIIALPELMRRQYVEHLKSFMLPNTRVFLLSLEFDQTQMKGPPFSVEQDEIKTLFQGFTIEKLAERDLTGKKFARIQLSVSQLKETLYLISRK; from the coding sequence ATGGATCATGACTTTTGGCTTAATTGCTGGCAACATTCTCGTCTTGGTTTTCACCAAGACGAGTTTCATCCGCTGTTAGCGCGATACTTCCCCACCTTATGTAAACCAACCGACACCTGTGTTTTAGTTCCTTTATCGGGAAAGTCATCAGATTTATTATTTTTTAAAAATCATTTAGACGTGGTGGCTAATGAACTCAGTGATATTGCATGTTTGGACTTCTTTAAAGAAAATCAACTTGAATACTCGGTTATACAAGAGGGGGCGTTTAAACGCTATCAGTCAGATCAGTTATCTTTGTATCAAGGTGACTTCTTTTCCTTAAACGCGCAAGATTTACCCAACGTTGACTGGATTTATGACCGAGCTGCAATTATTGCTTTGCCTGAATTAATGCGTCGACAGTATGTAGAGCATCTGAAAAGCTTTATGTTGCCCAACACTCGTGTATTTTTGTTATCACTAGAGTTTGATCAAACGCAAATGAAAGGCCCACCATTTAGTGTGGAACAAGACGAGATTAAGACTTTGTTTCAGGGCTTTACTATTGAAAAGTTGGCAGAGCGTGATTTAACGGGAAAGAAATTTGCCAGAATTCAACTCAGTGTCAGTCAATTAAAAGAAACTTTATACCTTATTAGCCGCAAATAA